Proteins encoded by one window of Halobaculum halobium:
- a CDS encoding MATE family efflux transporter, whose protein sequence is MFEVSPEEITDGRLGRALAFLSVPIVAQQLAVTAQSIVDVLWLGRLSGDAVAAVGLVAPLIGLMTAAVSGVFTGEHVLVSQRIGDDDERGASRAVFHALIAGVAVMLAMVLIATQFGRALTALFDPGAEVARLGAIYLGTMAIAYTVSTVSDVFEYGFIGAGDSRTPLLVNLLSIGISIGLDPLLIFGFGPIPGYGIAGAAYATAIGFGVGALVMIAAARSGRRGFTFRLDAVSLDRGEFRQLVAVGVPKVGQGVARQVARLVVVAIVSVTGGAAALTAYTVGARVATVVFVPAAAIGSAGTTLVGQNLGADKPARATRATWLGVGVGAIGLGAIGVVQYLLPEAIATLFVPGIAGEALTLTVAYLQILAFGYWALGTIWTVEAGFNGAGRTDVSMYATMLQYWAVRVPVAAVGAFVLGWGALGPFWAVTVSNVVAAVGLAGYFRYSTAGGLHERAAEDAGGEGGVAAGD, encoded by the coding sequence ATGTTCGAGGTCTCGCCCGAGGAAATAACCGACGGGCGGCTGGGGAGAGCGCTGGCGTTCCTCTCGGTCCCGATCGTCGCCCAGCAGCTCGCGGTCACCGCCCAGAGCATCGTTGACGTGCTCTGGCTCGGCCGCCTCAGCGGCGACGCCGTCGCCGCCGTCGGACTCGTGGCGCCGCTGATCGGCCTGATGACGGCGGCGGTCAGCGGCGTGTTCACCGGCGAACACGTGCTCGTCTCACAGCGTATCGGCGACGACGACGAACGCGGCGCAAGCCGGGCGGTGTTCCACGCGCTCATCGCCGGCGTCGCGGTGATGCTGGCGATGGTACTGATTGCGACCCAGTTCGGCCGGGCGCTGACCGCGCTGTTCGATCCCGGAGCCGAGGTCGCACGGCTCGGCGCGATCTACCTCGGGACGATGGCGATCGCGTACACCGTCTCGACCGTCAGCGACGTGTTCGAGTACGGCTTCATCGGCGCGGGCGACTCCCGCACCCCGCTGCTGGTGAACCTCCTCTCGATCGGGATCAGCATCGGGCTGGACCCGCTGCTCATCTTCGGGTTCGGCCCGATCCCCGGCTACGGGATCGCGGGCGCCGCCTACGCGACGGCGATCGGCTTCGGCGTCGGCGCGCTCGTCATGATCGCCGCCGCGCGCTCGGGGCGACGGGGGTTCACCTTCCGGCTGGACGCCGTCTCGCTCGACCGCGGGGAGTTCCGCCAGCTCGTCGCCGTCGGCGTTCCCAAGGTCGGGCAGGGCGTCGCCCGACAGGTCGCCCGGCTCGTGGTCGTCGCGATCGTGTCGGTCACCGGCGGCGCGGCCGCCCTCACGGCGTACACCGTCGGCGCGCGCGTCGCCACGGTCGTGTTCGTCCCTGCGGCCGCGATCGGCTCGGCCGGCACGACGCTCGTCGGACAGAACCTCGGCGCCGACAAGCCCGCGCGGGCGACGCGAGCGACGTGGCTCGGCGTCGGCGTCGGCGCGATCGGTCTCGGCGCGATCGGCGTCGTTCAGTACCTCCTGCCCGAGGCCATCGCGACGCTGTTCGTTCCCGGAATCGCCGGCGAGGCGCTGACGCTGACGGTCGCCTACCTCCAGATCCTCGCGTTCGGCTACTGGGCGCTCGGCACCATCTGGACGGTCGAGGCCGGCTTCAACGGCGCCGGCCGCACCGACGTGAGCATGTACGCGACGATGCTGCAGTACTGGGCCGTTCGGGTGCCCGTCGCCGCCGTCGGCGCGTTCGTTCTCGGATGGGGCGCGCTCGGCCCGTTCTGGGCGGTGACGGTCTCGAACGTCGTCGCCGCCGTCGGGCTGGCGGGGTACTTCCGGTACTCGACCGCCGGCGGGCTGCACGAACGGGCAGCCGAAGACGCCGGCGGCGAGGGCGGGGTCGCGGCTGGCGACTGA
- the uvrB gene encoding excinuclease ABC subunit UvrB has product MSESQGPLSPDRPDAEKPLRVDAPFDPAGDQPDAIRQLVDGYESGMTEQTLLGVTGSGKTNTVSWVVEELNTPTLVIAHNKTLAAQLYEEFRNLFPDNAVEYFVSYYNYYQPEAYVEQTDTYIDKEMSINDEIDRLRHSATRSLLTRDDVIVVASVSAIYGLGDPANYRGMALELEVGQEIGRDELLKRLVDLNYERNDVDFQQGTFRVRGDTVEVFPMYGRHAVRVELWGDEIDRMRKVDVVDGTVVSDEPATLIHPAEHYSLPEDQIDTAVAEISDLMEQRVSYFERQGDLVAAQRIEERTTFDIEMLQETGYCSGIENYSLHLSDRESGDAPYTLIDYFPDDFLTVIDESHQTLPQIKGQFEGDKSRKDSLVGNGFRLPTAYDNRPLTFEEFEEKTDRRLYVSATPGDYERERSEQIVEQIVRPTHLVDPEVTIEPAQGQVDDLMDRIDDRIERGERTLVTTLTKRMAEDLTEYLEEAGVEVAYMHDETDTLERHEIIRSLRLGEIDVLVGINLLREGLDIPEVSLVAILDADQEGFLRSETTLVQTMGRAARNVEGEVILYADETTSAMEAAIGETNRRREIQREFNEEHGYEPQTIEKEIGETNLPGSKTDTSGVAGGDVADEEEAQARIQALEERMEEAASNLEFELAADIRDRMQDLRREFDVDPEEVGIEPPAEDAEGIAPGDDADAF; this is encoded by the coding sequence ATGAGCGAGTCGCAGGGTCCCCTCTCGCCGGACCGACCCGACGCCGAGAAGCCGCTGCGCGTCGACGCCCCGTTCGATCCCGCGGGCGACCAGCCGGACGCGATCCGCCAGCTCGTCGACGGCTACGAGTCGGGGATGACCGAGCAGACGCTGCTTGGCGTCACGGGGTCGGGGAAGACGAACACCGTCTCGTGGGTGGTCGAGGAGCTGAACACGCCGACGCTCGTGATCGCGCACAACAAGACGCTCGCGGCGCAGTTGTACGAGGAATTTCGCAACCTGTTCCCGGACAACGCCGTCGAGTACTTCGTCTCCTACTACAACTACTATCAGCCCGAGGCGTACGTCGAGCAGACGGACACCTACATCGACAAGGAGATGTCGATCAACGACGAGATCGACCGCCTCAGACACTCCGCGACGCGGTCGCTGTTGACGCGAGACGACGTGATCGTCGTCGCCTCCGTCTCGGCCATCTACGGGCTGGGCGATCCCGCGAACTACCGCGGGATGGCGCTGGAACTGGAGGTCGGCCAGGAGATCGGTCGCGACGAGCTGCTGAAGCGGCTCGTCGACCTGAACTACGAGCGCAACGACGTCGACTTCCAGCAGGGGACGTTCCGCGTCCGCGGCGACACCGTCGAGGTGTTCCCGATGTACGGTCGCCACGCCGTTCGGGTTGAGCTGTGGGGCGACGAGATCGACAGGATGCGCAAGGTCGACGTGGTCGACGGGACGGTCGTGAGCGACGAGCCCGCCACGCTGATTCACCCCGCGGAGCACTACTCGCTGCCCGAGGACCAGATCGACACCGCGGTCGCTGAGATCAGCGACCTGATGGAGCAGCGCGTCTCCTACTTCGAGCGCCAGGGAGATCTCGTCGCCGCCCAGCGCATCGAAGAGCGCACCACCTTCGACATCGAGATGCTCCAGGAGACGGGCTACTGCTCGGGCATCGAGAACTACTCGCTCCACCTCTCGGACCGAGAGTCCGGCGACGCGCCGTACACCCTGATCGATTACTTCCCCGACGACTTCCTCACGGTGATCGACGAGTCCCACCAGACGCTCCCGCAGATCAAAGGGCAGTTCGAGGGCGACAAGTCGCGCAAGGACTCGCTGGTCGGCAACGGCTTTCGGCTCCCGACCGCCTACGACAACCGCCCGCTCACCTTCGAGGAGTTCGAGGAGAAGACCGATCGCCGGCTGTACGTCTCCGCGACGCCCGGCGACTACGAGCGCGAGCGGTCCGAGCAGATCGTCGAGCAGATCGTCCGCCCCACCCACCTCGTCGACCCCGAGGTGACCATCGAGCCCGCACAGGGGCAAGTGGACGACCTGATGGACCGCATCGACGACCGGATCGAGCGCGGCGAGCGCACCCTCGTCACCACGCTCACGAAGCGGATGGCCGAGGACCTCACCGAGTATCTGGAGGAGGCGGGCGTCGAGGTGGCGTACATGCACGACGAGACGGACACCCTGGAGCGCCACGAGATCATCCGCTCGCTCCGGCTGGGCGAGATCGACGTGCTCGTCGGCATCAACCTCCTACGGGAGGGGCTCGACATCCCCGAGGTCTCGTTAGTCGCGATCCTCGACGCCGACCAAGAGGGGTTCCTCCGATCGGAGACAACGCTCGTGCAGACGATGGGCCGCGCCGCCCGCAACGTCGAGGGCGAGGTGATCCTCTATGCCGACGAGACGACGAGCGCGATGGAGGCGGCCATCGGGGAGACGAACCGCCGCCGCGAGATCCAGCGCGAGTTCAACGAGGAGCACGGCTACGAGCCCCAGACCATCGAAAAGGAGATCGGCGAGACGAATCTCCCGGGGTCGAAGACCGACACCTCGGGCGTCGCCGGCGGCGATGTCGCCGACGAAGAGGAGGCACAGGCACGCATCCAGGCGCTGGAAGAGCGCATGGAAGAAGCCGCGAGCAACCTGGAGTTCGAACTCGCGGCGGACATCCGCGACCGGATGCAGGACCTGCGTCGCGAGTTCGACGTCGACCCCGAGGAGGTCGGGATCGAACCGCCCGCCGAGGACGCCGAGGGCATCGCTCCCGGCGACGACGCCGACGCGTTCTGA
- a CDS encoding DUF7553 family protein: protein MTRQLLADAAEHADRAAEAADGETAERLGGVADDLRAVADESRSGPDHGWMAKRINTVREAADGADAAVREHADAAVESISEYREGVAGV from the coding sequence ATGACGCGACAACTCCTCGCAGACGCGGCGGAGCACGCCGACCGCGCGGCCGAGGCCGCCGACGGCGAGACCGCCGAGCGACTCGGCGGCGTCGCCGACGACCTCCGAGCGGTCGCCGACGAGAGCCGTTCGGGGCCCGACCACGGCTGGATGGCCAAGCGCATCAACACGGTTCGCGAGGCCGCTGACGGCGCGGATGCGGCGGTACGCGAGCACGCCGACGCGGCGGTCGAATCGATCAGCGAGTACCGCGAAGGCGTCGCCGGCGTCTGA